A genomic segment from Syntrophotalea acetylenivorans encodes:
- a CDS encoding energy transducer TonB, giving the protein MSLLYNVFITKDHRWSQLPSMNIHGRHDAILAGFILCSLLLHFLLLHFLPARRLNDLRQKEPVVVEVRPPQNRDRELDLPPQPDQPEPRKKPAKRLGPADLTVPKEVAPKGDAPEDRLPVPKPPAQAKPPQPSSTAKASKAASLPDPAAIDLNLSQNTRTRYQEEWRRKYRQDVEAGDAVWLDTEKDILLSFFDRFRRNIYNVWNYPPPAAKRGEQGICLLEIIINRDGSVEAVKPLESSGFPTLDREAVAAVYRGAPYGQLPGAYTDDTLKIMAFFQYRLSLSGQRGGDIFGAR; this is encoded by the coding sequence ATGAGCTTGCTGTATAATGTCTTCATTACCAAAGACCACCGCTGGAGTCAGCTACCCTCGATGAACATTCATGGCCGGCATGATGCCATTCTCGCAGGATTTATTCTCTGTTCACTATTGTTGCATTTTCTGCTGCTGCACTTTCTTCCCGCCCGTCGTTTAAACGACTTGCGGCAGAAAGAGCCGGTCGTTGTCGAGGTGCGTCCGCCGCAGAACCGTGACCGGGAACTCGATCTGCCCCCTCAGCCGGATCAACCGGAGCCCCGTAAAAAACCGGCCAAACGGCTCGGTCCAGCTGATCTTACGGTGCCGAAGGAAGTGGCCCCCAAGGGTGATGCTCCCGAGGATCGATTGCCAGTTCCCAAGCCGCCCGCCCAGGCAAAGCCGCCTCAACCGTCATCGACTGCCAAGGCGTCGAAGGCAGCCTCCTTGCCTGATCCCGCCGCCATCGACCTTAACCTGTCACAGAATACCCGGACCCGTTATCAAGAGGAATGGCGACGTAAATATCGTCAGGATGTTGAAGCGGGAGATGCTGTCTGGCTCGACACCGAAAAAGATATTTTACTGTCTTTTTTTGATCGCTTCCGGCGCAATATCTACAATGTGTGGAATTATCCGCCGCCTGCGGCAAAGCGTGGAGAACAGGGGATTTGCCTGCTGGAAATCATCATCAATCGCGACGGCAGCGTTGAAGCCGTCAAACCTTTGGAAAGTTCCGGGTTCCCGACTCTCGATCGGGAAGCCGTGGCCGCGGTCTATCGCGGTGCACCTTATGGGCAGTTGCCCGGTGCCTACACGGATGATACGCTGAAAATCATGGCCTTTTTCCAATATCGTTTGTCTCTCAGCGGTCAGCGTGGCGGAGATATCTTCGGTGCCCGGTAA
- the gcvH gene encoding glycine cleavage system protein GcvH — MEIPEELLYTEEHLWLLVEGDTATIGVSEYLQEDLEELTSVELPQTGDLLELGSPMATAESINTLFDFYAPLTGEVLEINDALEDSPEWLHHSPYEDGWLLRMKIEVSAELEDLLESDDYQDFIDGF; from the coding sequence ATGGAAATACCCGAGGAATTGCTTTATACGGAGGAACATCTCTGGCTGCTGGTGGAAGGAGATACCGCGACCATCGGCGTATCAGAATACCTGCAAGAGGACCTGGAAGAATTAACCTCCGTCGAGCTTCCCCAAACAGGCGACCTGTTGGAACTCGGCAGTCCCATGGCAACAGCCGAGTCGATAAACACATTGTTTGACTTTTATGCCCCGCTGACCGGGGAAGTTCTGGAGATCAACGACGCCCTGGAGGACTCGCCGGAATGGCTGCATCATTCGCCCTATGAAGATGGCTGGTTGCTGCGCATGAAAATTGAGGTATCGGCAGAACTGGAAGATCTGCTTGAAAGCGACGATTACCAGGACTTTATCGACGGTTTTTAA
- a CDS encoding aminopeptidase: MLITGLVIMAGCSRLGYYAHCTQGHLALLAGRTPIAKLLSDPATPEELVTQLQEISRIRDFASTELKLPVNGSYRSYSDLNRPFATWNVVAAKEFDLQPLHWCFPVAGCLPYQGFFDRQRAETFAAELKKQGYDTYLYGVAAYSTLGWFDDPVLRTFLNGSPVDWAGIIFHELAHQQLFLPNDPEFSEGFATAVEQLGVNQWLDHNASPGAIAAYHQRIQGEVDFIQLLVNLRQQLADLYRQPLCPDCMRQGKAELLASFIADYDQWKREAGGDGGYDEWVSDQLNNAKLASVNTYHQTVASFLALFVQQGNNFAQFYQAAREISKLPENERIARLQFLEQTAHNPLP, translated from the coding sequence TTGTTAATCACCGGTCTGGTGATCATGGCCGGATGCAGTCGACTGGGCTACTATGCCCATTGCACTCAAGGTCATCTGGCACTGCTGGCAGGCAGAACGCCCATCGCAAAGCTCCTCTCTGATCCTGCAACCCCCGAAGAACTCGTCACACAACTGCAAGAGATTTCCCGCATTCGCGATTTTGCCAGCACCGAACTGAAACTTCCCGTCAACGGCAGCTATCGAAGCTATAGCGATTTAAACCGTCCTTTCGCGACCTGGAACGTGGTCGCCGCCAAAGAGTTCGATCTGCAACCGCTTCACTGGTGTTTCCCCGTTGCAGGATGTCTTCCCTATCAAGGCTTTTTTGACCGCCAACGCGCGGAAACCTTTGCCGCAGAACTCAAAAAACAGGGCTATGACACTTATCTTTATGGGGTGGCCGCCTATTCGACCCTTGGCTGGTTCGACGATCCGGTACTGAGAACCTTTCTGAATGGATCGCCTGTCGATTGGGCAGGCATTATCTTTCACGAGCTGGCCCACCAGCAGCTTTTTCTTCCCAATGACCCGGAGTTCAGCGAAGGCTTCGCCACGGCCGTTGAGCAACTGGGGGTTAATCAATGGCTGGATCATAACGCTTCTCCTGGGGCCATAGCCGCTTACCACCAGCGAATTCAAGGGGAAGTTGACTTTATTCAATTGCTGGTCAACCTTCGCCAACAATTGGCGGACCTCTATCGCCAACCTCTGTGCCCTGATTGCATGCGGCAGGGCAAAGCCGAACTACTCGCATCATTTATCGCCGATTACGATCAATGGAAAAGAGAAGCAGGCGGCGACGGTGGTTACGATGAGTGGGTATCAGACCAACTCAACAACGCAAAACTGGCCTCCGTTAATACCTATCACCAAACGGTCGCAAGTTTTCTGGCCTTATTTGTCCAACAGGGCAATAATTTTGCGCAGTTTTACCAGGCGGCGAGAGAAATCAGTAAACTGCCGGAAAATGAACGTATCGCCCGGCTGCAATTTTTAGAACAGACCGCGCACAATCCCCTCCCCTGA
- a CDS encoding FmdB family zinc ribbon protein translates to MPMYEYQCEECGLVFEARQKFSDDPLTECKSCGGAVNKLISQTAFALKGSGWYQQGYSKPAAKPSCSSAAAGKGCGGCPKAANE, encoded by the coding sequence ATGCCGATGTATGAGTATCAATGTGAAGAATGTGGTCTGGTTTTTGAGGCCAGACAGAAATTTTCCGACGATCCGTTGACCGAATGCAAATCCTGTGGCGGTGCGGTCAATAAACTGATTTCCCAAACCGCCTTTGCCCTCAAGGGCAGCGGGTGGTATCAGCAGGGTTATTCAAAACCTGCAGCCAAACCTTCTTGCTCCTCTGCAGCAGCTGGCAAGGGTTGCGGCGGCTGTCCAAAAGCGGCCAACGAATAA
- a CDS encoding sensor domain-containing diguanylate cyclase yields the protein MSFSGTTTRGILRLWLILACCCLLGGFFAGSEAVAGEVSLLRLGGGVERYEVGPHLEILEDAAGQWGIDDITKPAFNEVFTPIHSFSINRGVSASTYWVRFSLSQQKGEDSARSRKIPWLLDIGWPFFEQVNGYMVSGATSHSPPTIAPVPFYDVFRPIGGPHSKDQGLLARLPKLVSAEQTIYLRLRPNGVFFLHPVLCTVKSYLETSTLRMLCFGIYLGLLLALLLYNLFLYFCLRDRSYLWYVASIAAIGIYFLGINRLTFEFLIDYPPTTILRINLVTLSASLIALVLFARSFLQTRERVPRIDRAMQGLLILLLAALLQVPFMPLSYLNRCYLVVGGLVPFGLVISSAVCWRRGYRPARFLVLSWGIYGACGLVYALTFMGLLPFNQVTFHSFQAGSVLEAILLSFALADRINLLRQEREQLSHSERRHKELAVTDGLTGLYNRRYFETQIDLEIEGSDRLGQKLTLMMLDVDNFKVFNDRFGHQAGDHVLATLGGIMFSCVRDRDVACRYGGEEFTIILPGGQNSTAVEIYERINGELEAHRFGTEGQSAGRITMSIGVAEHLPGESAESLLRRADRALYEAKARGRNQIVIASREPEAAFFSCFDSSSSSNQPYL from the coding sequence ATGAGCTTTTCAGGTACGACTACTCGAGGGATTTTACGCCTCTGGCTGATCCTGGCGTGCTGTTGTCTGCTCGGTGGTTTTTTTGCCGGCAGTGAGGCTGTTGCGGGAGAGGTGTCATTGCTGCGTCTCGGAGGGGGCGTAGAACGTTACGAAGTCGGTCCCCACCTGGAAATACTGGAAGATGCCGCGGGGCAGTGGGGCATCGACGATATCACCAAGCCCGCTTTCAATGAAGTCTTCACTCCAATCCACTCTTTCTCCATTAACCGCGGCGTCAGCGCCTCCACCTATTGGGTCAGGTTTTCCCTCAGTCAGCAGAAGGGTGAGGACTCTGCCCGGTCCCGTAAGATTCCTTGGCTACTCGATATAGGCTGGCCCTTCTTCGAACAGGTCAATGGCTATATGGTGTCCGGTGCAACGTCTCATTCCCCGCCAACAATCGCGCCGGTTCCTTTTTACGATGTTTTTCGTCCTATCGGCGGTCCCCACTCTAAAGACCAAGGGCTGTTGGCCCGTCTGCCAAAACTCGTCAGTGCCGAACAGACTATTTATTTGCGATTAAGACCCAATGGAGTATTTTTCCTCCATCCGGTGCTTTGTACGGTTAAAAGCTATCTGGAAACATCAACGCTGCGGATGCTCTGTTTCGGGATTTATCTGGGGCTGTTGTTGGCATTATTACTCTATAATCTTTTTCTGTATTTCTGTCTGCGCGATCGCAGTTACCTCTGGTATGTAGCTTCCATTGCGGCGATCGGCATCTATTTTCTGGGGATCAACCGACTGACCTTTGAATTCCTTATTGATTATCCGCCGACCACCATTTTGCGCATCAATTTAGTGACTCTGTCCGCCAGCTTGATCGCTTTGGTGTTGTTTGCCCGGTCCTTTTTGCAAACACGAGAACGAGTGCCACGGATTGATCGTGCCATGCAGGGGCTGTTGATATTATTGCTGGCTGCTCTGTTGCAAGTTCCATTTATGCCCCTGTCTTATCTCAATCGCTGTTACCTTGTAGTCGGTGGTCTTGTTCCCTTTGGCCTTGTCATCTCCTCCGCGGTCTGTTGGAGACGTGGCTATCGTCCGGCTCGTTTTCTGGTTTTGTCCTGGGGGATTTACGGGGCCTGCGGTTTGGTCTACGCCCTGACTTTTATGGGCTTGCTGCCCTTTAACCAAGTTACTTTCCACAGCTTCCAGGCCGGTTCCGTCCTGGAAGCGATTCTGTTGTCTTTTGCCTTGGCCGATCGCATTAATTTGTTGCGTCAGGAACGGGAACAGTTGAGCCACAGTGAACGGCGCCACAAGGAATTGGCGGTAACCGATGGGCTGACTGGACTCTACAACCGGCGCTATTTTGAAACACAGATCGATCTCGAGATCGAAGGCTCAGATCGGCTCGGTCAAAAATTGACTCTGATGATGTTGGATGTGGATAACTTTAAGGTGTTCAATGATCGCTTCGGCCATCAGGCAGGCGACCACGTGTTGGCCACTTTGGGCGGGATTATGTTCTCTTGTGTGCGGGACAGAGATGTGGCCTGCCGCTATGGCGGCGAGGAATTCACCATTATTTTACCGGGCGGGCAGAATTCCACAGCCGTGGAAATCTATGAAAGGATTAACGGTGAACTGGAGGCCCATCGTTTCGGAACTGAAGGACAGAGCGCCGGCCGGATCACTATGAGCATCGGTGTGGCGGAACATCTGCCCGGCGAATCGGCAGAGAGTTTGTTGCGCCGGGCTGATCGGGCTTTGTACGAAGCTAAAGCGCGGGGCAGAAATCAGATCGTCATTGCCAGCCGGGAACCGGAAGCTGCATTTTTCTCCTGTTTCGATTCCTCTTCATCAAGCAACCAGCCCTACCTCTAG
- a CDS encoding nucleoside phosphorylase has product MKPFALYHIGFNRQDLGESPPRMALLCGDPERSRQIAEETPGVTLLKTLSLQRGLNSYLVRLANDRPLLIATSGMGGPSLSIVVNELYQVGIRQMVRVGTCGAIADNITTGSVVISQAALCRQGAAEDIAPLEYPAAADPFLTVALVEAARTLDIPWHLGITASVDTFYEGQERSQSSANPRLLRRLQGITEEYRQLNILNYEMEAGTLFKMSGVYGFAAACICAVLADRSRSEKVEIEKKEQAIQGAIQVALHMALRQR; this is encoded by the coding sequence ATGAAGCCCTTCGCTCTCTACCATATCGGTTTCAATCGGCAGGATTTAGGGGAATCGCCTCCACGCATGGCCCTGCTCTGCGGCGACCCTGAACGCAGTCGTCAGATTGCCGAGGAGACGCCGGGCGTGACACTCCTTAAAACCCTGTCCCTTCAGCGTGGCCTCAACAGCTACCTGGTTCGTCTGGCCAATGACCGCCCTCTGCTGATTGCCACCAGCGGCATGGGTGGTCCTTCACTGAGCATCGTGGTCAATGAACTCTATCAGGTCGGCATTCGCCAGATGGTTCGAGTTGGCACCTGCGGCGCCATCGCCGACAACATAACGACCGGCAGTGTGGTAATCAGCCAAGCGGCCCTCTGCCGTCAGGGGGCTGCCGAGGACATCGCCCCCCTTGAATATCCGGCTGCAGCCGATCCCTTTCTCACCGTCGCCCTGGTCGAAGCGGCTCGCACCCTTGATATCCCTTGGCATCTCGGAATCACCGCCTCTGTCGACACCTTCTACGAAGGACAGGAGCGTTCCCAATCGTCAGCGAACCCGCGCCTGTTGCGACGCCTCCAAGGTATCACCGAGGAATACCGCCAACTCAACATCCTCAACTATGAAATGGAAGCTGGAACTTTATTCAAAATGTCCGGGGTTTATGGCTTTGCGGCCGCCTGCATCTGTGCAGTATTGGCAGATCGCAGTCGCAGCGAGAAGGTAGAAATTGAGAAGAAAGAACAGGCGATACAAGGGGCGATCCAGGTGGCCCTGCATATGGCACTTCGGCAGCGGTAG
- a CDS encoding cytidine deaminase, with protein sequence MENLNPTQKTALEEAARQACRYAYAPYSNFPVGAAVLTGSGQIVTGCNVENASQGLSCCAERVALFNAASQGHQRIVALAIYTPTATPTPPCGACRQVLREFAADAVIISLCQGDQRLESSLAALLPMAFSMNRRQDQTP encoded by the coding sequence ATGGAAAACCTGAACCCGACTCAAAAAACTGCCCTTGAAGAAGCAGCCCGCCAAGCCTGTCGATATGCCTATGCCCCGTATAGCAATTTTCCGGTCGGGGCGGCCGTGCTGACCGGCAGCGGCCAGATCGTAACCGGCTGCAACGTGGAAAACGCCTCGCAGGGTTTGTCCTGCTGCGCCGAACGGGTCGCCCTGTTCAACGCCGCATCCCAGGGGCATCAACGGATCGTCGCCTTGGCCATTTATACCCCGACGGCCACTCCGACCCCTCCCTGTGGCGCCTGTCGACAAGTGCTCAGGGAGTTCGCCGCCGATGCTGTGATTATTTCCTTGTGTCAGGGAGACCAGCGCCTGGAGAGCTCTCTTGCTGCCTTGTTGCCGATGGCCTTTTCGATGAACCGACGACAGGATCAAACACCATGA
- a CDS encoding mercuric reductase — protein sequence MDHHPLILPSTESNQALIDNVHPRDWINPQAAPCYNLVVIGGGPAGLVTAAGAAGLGAKVALVERSLLGGDCLNLGCVPSKCLIRSGRALHNARQSNPLGVLGTTGLQADFSEVMARLQKVRTGLSDHDSARRFSEELGVDVFLGQGRFAGPDRLLVGEQILTFKKAAICTGARAAAPPIPGLEEAGFLTNETVFALSELPPRLAVFGAGPIGCELAQAFARLGSEVTILEYGPRLLPREDQDAAAIVQETFAAEGIQLRFNVRTQQVERQGTERIITYEDNGHSSQLAVDQILVGIGRAPNIEDLGLETADVDFHPKAGVKVNDRLQTSNPRIFAAGDVCSLYKFTHTADAQARIIIANALFMGRQRNSRLVIPWATYTSPEIAHVGMYEKEARDRGYQVNTLTVPLGDTDRAQIDGETEGFARVHLKKGSDKILGATIVAQHAGEMIGEMALAVTNGIGLAAIGRTLHPYPTQAEIMKKLADAYNRSRLTPRLQKLLGLWLRWQRR from the coding sequence ATGGACCACCACCCCCTAATATTGCCCTCCACCGAAAGCAACCAGGCCCTGATCGATAATGTTCATCCTCGCGACTGGATAAACCCGCAGGCGGCCCCCTGCTATAACCTGGTTGTCATCGGTGGAGGTCCTGCCGGGCTGGTTACGGCAGCCGGAGCCGCCGGCCTTGGCGCCAAGGTCGCCCTGGTGGAAAGATCCCTGTTAGGTGGGGACTGTCTTAACCTAGGTTGCGTACCTTCTAAATGCCTGATCCGTTCCGGCCGAGCCTTGCATAACGCTCGCCAATCCAATCCACTCGGTGTCCTTGGCACAACAGGCTTGCAGGCCGATTTTTCAGAAGTCATGGCCCGCCTGCAAAAGGTCCGGACCGGGCTCAGTGATCACGATTCGGCACGGAGATTCAGCGAAGAACTTGGCGTCGATGTTTTTCTCGGCCAGGGCCGCTTCGCCGGACCGGACCGATTGCTGGTCGGAGAGCAAATCCTGACTTTTAAAAAGGCGGCCATCTGCACCGGCGCTCGAGCTGCAGCGCCCCCCATTCCGGGATTGGAGGAAGCCGGTTTTCTAACCAACGAAACGGTCTTTGCTCTCAGCGAGTTACCGCCACGGTTGGCGGTGTTCGGTGCTGGTCCCATCGGCTGCGAACTGGCCCAGGCTTTTGCTCGCCTTGGCAGCGAAGTGACTATACTGGAATACGGCCCCCGTCTGCTGCCCCGGGAGGATCAGGACGCCGCCGCAATTGTGCAAGAGACTTTTGCCGCCGAAGGTATTCAACTTCGTTTCAACGTCCGCACCCAGCAGGTCGAGAGGCAAGGGACTGAACGCATCATCACCTACGAAGACAACGGCCACTCCAGTCAACTCGCCGTCGACCAGATTCTGGTTGGCATCGGCCGAGCACCCAACATCGAAGACCTCGGGTTGGAAACAGCCGATGTCGACTTTCACCCCAAAGCGGGAGTCAAGGTCAACGATCGACTGCAAACCAGCAACCCCCGCATTTTTGCTGCCGGGGATGTCTGCTCTCTGTACAAGTTTACCCATACGGCCGACGCTCAGGCGCGCATCATCATTGCCAACGCGCTGTTCATGGGACGACAACGCAATTCGCGACTGGTCATTCCCTGGGCAACCTACACATCGCCCGAAATCGCTCATGTCGGAATGTATGAAAAGGAAGCGCGCGACCGGGGTTATCAAGTTAACACCCTGACCGTGCCGCTCGGAGACACCGACCGGGCACAGATTGATGGAGAGACGGAAGGCTTTGCTCGCGTCCACCTAAAAAAGGGCAGTGACAAAATCCTGGGCGCGACCATCGTGGCCCAGCATGCCGGAGAAATGATTGGCGAGATGGCCCTTGCCGTCACCAACGGCATCGGCCTGGCAGCCATCGGCCGCACCCTGCACCCCTATCCGACCCAAGCCGAAATAATGAAGAAGCTCGCCGATGCCTATAACCGCAGCCGCTTAACCCCCAGATTGCAAAAGCTGCTTGGTCTCTGGTTGCGCTGGCAGCGGCGTTAA
- the def gene encoding peptide deformylase: MAVREILCYPDPILKMVCKPVAELDQACDTLVQDLLDTMIESGHSVGVAAPQIGVSRRVVVVDVSNSKLGRENNHGQLVMINPEILEQSGQKIMREGCMSVPDYTGNVTRAEDILVQFLDRQGDLQVIRATGFEAVAIQHEMDHLDGLLFLDRVSSLKTDLFRRKKR, translated from the coding sequence ATGGCTGTTCGCGAAATCCTCTGTTATCCCGACCCGATACTGAAAATGGTTTGTAAGCCGGTCGCCGAACTGGACCAAGCGTGCGACACCCTGGTTCAGGACCTGCTGGACACCATGATTGAATCGGGCCACTCCGTCGGAGTAGCGGCCCCCCAAATCGGTGTCTCACGACGGGTCGTTGTCGTCGATGTTTCCAACAGCAAACTCGGCCGGGAGAACAATCACGGCCAACTGGTGATGATTAACCCGGAAATCCTCGAGCAATCAGGACAGAAGATCATGCGTGAAGGATGCATGAGTGTTCCCGACTACACCGGCAATGTGACCCGGGCGGAGGATATTCTGGTGCAATTTCTCGATCGTCAGGGTGATCTTCAGGTCATTCGCGCTACCGGTTTTGAAGCGGTGGCCATTCAGCACGAAATGGACCACCTCGACGGCCTGCTCTTTCTCGACCGGGTGTCTAGCCTGAAAACCGATCTGTTCCGGCGCAAAAAACGCTGA
- a CDS encoding glycine cleavage system protein R, with product MNHFALTIIGRDHPGIVARVTKVLFDLGCNIADSSCTILGGQFAMILIISHPRFVSKESFGTAFDPIEKDGLSVFIRTLKPGGEAAPYLQGELCLISVYGSDKPGIVYPVVKELGDRQINITDLNTKLVGSPENPVYVMLIEAILPPDIPIEQIDEVMAELKGKLQVDITVRDITPVEL from the coding sequence ATGAACCATTTTGCTCTGACAATCATCGGCCGCGACCATCCAGGGATTGTTGCCCGCGTGACGAAAGTTCTTTTTGACCTGGGCTGCAATATTGCCGATTCGAGCTGCACCATTCTTGGCGGCCAATTCGCCATGATTCTGATTATATCCCACCCCCGATTCGTCAGCAAAGAGAGCTTCGGCACCGCCTTTGACCCCATCGAGAAGGATGGCCTGTCTGTCTTTATCCGCACCCTGAAACCCGGCGGTGAAGCGGCACCCTATCTACAGGGCGAGCTCTGCCTGATTTCGGTCTACGGTTCCGACAAACCGGGAATCGTCTATCCGGTAGTCAAGGAACTGGGCGACCGGCAAATCAACATCACCGACCTCAACACCAAGCTGGTCGGCTCGCCGGAAAACCCGGTCTACGTCATGTTGATCGAAGCCATTTTGCCACCCGACATCCCCATTGAACAAATTGATGAAGTAATGGCCGAGTTAAAAGGAAAGCTGCAGGTCGATATCACAGTGCGTGATATCACGCCGGTGGAGCTGTAA
- a CDS encoding peptide chain release factor family protein, translating to MLNRKDLDITFFRASGPGGQKKNKTESAVRIKHLPTGMMVVATEERSQQRNLERALQRLEEKLQAKRRRPAKRIATRPGRAARERRLQQKRQRSEVKRGRKNWQE from the coding sequence GTGTTGAACCGTAAGGATTTGGACATCACTTTTTTCAGAGCATCCGGGCCTGGCGGCCAAAAAAAGAACAAGACCGAATCGGCGGTGCGGATTAAGCATCTACCCACCGGAATGATGGTTGTCGCCACGGAGGAGCGTTCCCAGCAACGTAATTTGGAACGAGCTCTTCAACGACTTGAGGAGAAATTACAGGCAAAGCGGCGCCGGCCGGCAAAGCGGATCGCCACTCGACCGGGTCGCGCTGCCCGTGAACGGCGGTTGCAGCAGAAGCGCCAGCGTTCGGAAGTCAAAAGAGGCCGCAAGAACTGGCAGGAATAG
- a CDS encoding potassium channel family protein produces the protein MMSRTNKTRLFIYLAIFILVMLIGTFGFSLIEKLSLIDAAYFTMVTIATVGYGDISPATATGKGLAIFLIFAGVGTFVSLLANATEIFIERRDNQIRLQKLQMVIGLFFSEAGTELMRFFVAADCHREELEQVLNLDDNWNARSYQTALKKLDRHLYKVEVEKIDIDKLRAFIGEQSQLLVRLIESPYMLEHESFTDLLIAVMHLKEELQHRKGIEVLPESDNDHLCGDIRRAYSQLVFQWLLYVQHLQKNYPFLFSLTLRTNPFDRGASIVVR, from the coding sequence ATGATGTCCCGCACAAACAAAACCCGCCTGTTTATTTATCTGGCCATTTTCATTCTGGTAATGCTGATCGGCACCTTTGGCTTCAGCCTGATTGAAAAACTGTCCCTGATCGATGCCGCCTATTTTACCATGGTGACTATCGCCACCGTCGGCTACGGAGATATTTCTCCTGCCACCGCGACCGGCAAAGGGCTGGCCATTTTTTTGATCTTTGCCGGCGTCGGCACCTTCGTCAGTTTGCTGGCCAACGCCACCGAAATCTTTATCGAACGGCGGGATAATCAGATTCGCCTGCAAAAGCTGCAGATGGTCATCGGGCTCTTTTTCAGTGAGGCGGGAACCGAACTGATGCGCTTCTTCGTTGCAGCCGATTGCCACCGCGAAGAGTTGGAACAGGTTCTGAATCTGGATGATAACTGGAACGCCCGAAGCTACCAGACGGCCCTGAAAAAACTCGACCGACATCTGTATAAAGTCGAGGTCGAAAAGATCGATATCGATAAGCTGCGCGCATTTATCGGTGAGCAATCTCAATTACTGGTACGCTTGATAGAGAGCCCCTACATGCTTGAGCACGAGTCCTTCACCGACCTGCTCATCGCCGTCATGCATCTCAAGGAAGAGTTGCAGCACCGCAAGGGTATTGAGGTTCTCCCGGAAAGCGACAACGATCATTTATGCGGCGACATACGCCGCGCCTACTCTCAACTGGTGTTTCAATGGCTGCTCTACGTCCAGCATCTACAAAAGAACTACCCTTTCCTCTTTTCCCTTACTCTGCGAACCAACCCCTTTGATCGCGGCGCTTCGATCGTTGTGCGTTAG
- a CDS encoding UbiA family prenyltransferase — MIAGLLRIRLCAAVAAAALGGWLLCPGASGATVLPLSLGTLLLAMAGTMLNQVQERHSDARMIRTRNRPLAAGRLQARTVLIAATVAGSLGLTLLAACDKSSALAGVVALFCYNGLYTPLKRHTALALLPGACCGSMAPILGWLAGGGQLSDFRLLVLSGLLLLWQLPHFWLFALRHQADLQKAGLFPDLSLQPTGPLPGLIFLWTFALSVATLLLAALGMLPEWLAALLCLAVWVGPINHWRSLQRPIKESATVTP, encoded by the coding sequence ATGATCGCCGGCCTGCTGAGGATTCGTCTCTGCGCCGCGGTAGCCGCGGCGGCCCTGGGCGGGTGGCTGCTCTGCCCCGGAGCCTCGGGGGCAACTGTCTTGCCATTGAGCCTTGGCACTTTACTTCTGGCCATGGCCGGCACGATGCTCAACCAGGTCCAGGAAAGACACAGCGACGCTCGCATGATTCGCACCCGCAACCGGCCATTAGCGGCCGGCCGTCTGCAGGCCCGCACGGTACTCATCGCTGCGACTGTTGCCGGCAGCCTTGGCCTGACACTGCTGGCCGCTTGCGACAAGAGCAGCGCTCTAGCCGGTGTTGTCGCACTCTTTTGCTACAACGGTCTCTACACCCCCTTAAAGCGCCATACGGCCCTGGCCTTGTTGCCTGGCGCCTGTTGCGGCAGCATGGCCCCTATACTGGGCTGGCTGGCCGGCGGTGGCCAACTCAGCGACTTTCGCCTGCTCGTGCTCAGCGGACTGCTGTTACTTTGGCAGCTACCCCACTTCTGGCTCTTTGCTCTGCGCCATCAGGCCGACCTGCAAAAGGCCGGCCTCTTTCCGGATCTGTCCCTGCAACCCACGGGCCCTTTGCCAGGCCTGATTTTTCTCTGGACCTTTGCCTTGTCGGTGGCTACCCTGTTGCTGGCGGCACTCGGCATGCTGCCTGAATGGCTGGCCGCGCTTCTTTGCCTGGCAGTGTGGGTCGGGCCAATAAATCATTGGCGTTCATTACAAAGGCCGATAAAGGAATCCGCTACCGTTACCCCATAA